One Eptesicus fuscus isolate TK198812 chromosome 11, DD_ASM_mEF_20220401, whole genome shotgun sequence genomic region harbors:
- the EPC2 gene encoding enhancer of polycomb homolog 2 isoform X5, with translation MLLFCHALAVAVIQIFIFSENRAFAKNINFYNVRPPLDPTPFPNSFKCFTCENAGDNYNCNRWAEDKWCPQNTQYCLTVHHFTSHGRSTSITKKCASRSECHSVGCHHSRDSEHTECRSCCEGMICNVELPTNHTNAVFAVMHAQRTSGSSAHTLCLPALAWVFMLPLI, from the exons ATGCTGCTCTTCTGCCATGCTCTAGCTGTAGCAGTCATCCAGATCTTTATCTTCTCGGAAAACCGTGCCTTTGCCAAGAACATCAACTTCTATAACGTGAGGCCTCCTCTGGACC CTACACCATTTCCAAACAGCTTCAAGTGTTTTACCTGTGAAAATGCAGGAGATAATTATAACTGCAATCGATGGGCAGAAGACAAATGGTGTCCACAAA ACACACAGTACTGTTTGACAGTTCATCACTTTACCAGTCATGGAAGAAGCACATCCATCACCAAAAAGTGTGCCTCCAGAAGTGAATGTCATTCAGTTGGCTGCCACCACAGCCGAGATTCTGAACATACA GAGTGTAGGTCGTGCTGTGAAGGAATGATCTGCAATGTGGAATTACCCACCAACCACACTAACGCTGTCTTCGCTGTAATGCACGCTCAGAGAACGTCTGGGAGCAGTGCCCACACGCTCTGCCTGCCAGCGCTTGCCTGGGTTTTCATGCTTCCATTGATATGA